From one Paenibacillus terrae HPL-003 genomic stretch:
- a CDS encoding ABC transporter substrate-binding protein: MFLKKKMWIAMLLLSFILALTACGGNTGQVDGKQNQTPTEQKPATKTVQTIYGDVTIPTHPQRIVVDLYQNDLLALGIKPVGSVKYYLDNPFSKDLVQGVTSIGDRGSVSFEKVLTLEPDLILIGSKDAAEYEKYSKIAPTIAIPYGTYKDVHEELTAFGELLDKDQEAKAWLAQYDQRMQIARDKLKGIIQPKDTFTVMEASTKEYYVYGDNFGRGGQAVYKGLGLTPPPLVQKELLGETQWKSVSKEVISQYAGSYIFLTVNKETAGYTGDSIWKTLDPVRNGKVFELQEDRYWYFDPIAIVGQAEEITDMLVQQNKEKASQK; this comes from the coding sequence ATTTTTTTGAAAAAGAAAATGTGGATTGCAATGCTGCTGCTGTCATTCATCCTGGCTCTGACCGCTTGTGGAGGAAATACGGGACAGGTTGACGGAAAGCAGAATCAAACTCCTACCGAGCAGAAGCCAGCAACGAAAACAGTCCAAACAATTTATGGTGATGTTACGATCCCAACTCATCCTCAACGGATCGTAGTAGATTTGTATCAGAATGATTTATTAGCTCTCGGTATTAAACCCGTTGGGAGTGTTAAGTATTATTTGGACAATCCGTTTTCAAAGGATCTGGTACAGGGCGTTACAAGCATTGGAGACCGCGGTAGCGTGTCCTTTGAAAAAGTACTTACTCTGGAGCCAGATTTGATTTTGATTGGATCCAAAGATGCTGCTGAATATGAGAAATACAGTAAAATCGCTCCGACCATCGCCATTCCTTATGGAACATACAAGGATGTGCATGAGGAACTCACCGCTTTTGGAGAGCTTCTTGATAAAGACCAAGAGGCTAAAGCGTGGCTAGCCCAATACGATCAGCGGATGCAGATAGCACGCGACAAGTTAAAAGGAATCATTCAACCTAAGGATACCTTCACCGTCATGGAGGCTTCAACGAAGGAATATTATGTATATGGTGATAACTTTGGCAGAGGAGGGCAGGCGGTATACAAAGGACTGGGTCTGACACCTCCGCCGCTTGTCCAAAAAGAATTATTAGGTGAGACTCAATGGAAATCGGTATCGAAAGAAGTTATTAGTCAGTATGCTGGCTCTTATATTTTTCTGACGGTTAACAAGGAAACCGCCGGTTATACAGGGGACAGTATATGGAAGACACTGGATCCCGTCCGAAATGGCAAGGTCTTTGAGCTACAGGAGGATCGCTATTGGTACTTTGACCCGATTGCCATTGTAGGGCAAGCTGAAGAAATCACAGATATGCTCGTTCAGCAGAATAAAGAGAAAGCTTCACAAAAGTAG
- a CDS encoding FecCD family ABC transporter permease: MNNITTGAIAKAGHRKIIHDWIAVIVLIILLIVAFTISANTGTIRLSPMELFRTLFGQGTPQQELILFEFRLPRMVISILIGAGLAVSGCIMQGVSRNGLADPGILGINAGAGLMVMLFVLLFPTMQTTNSLFLLPGLALIGSGATAILIYALSYKKGEGISPTRLLLSGIGVAAGISAAMIILTLKLTPESYTFVASWLAGSIWGSNWKFVMALLPWLVVLLPFAYYKANVMNVLNLGDQTASGLGTSIEKERILLLAAAVGLASSSVSVSGGIGFVGLVAPHLARKLVGPKHKMLLVACALVGALLVLVADTITRSLPLQKEIPTGLIVAIIGAPYFLYLLSRSKG; the protein is encoded by the coding sequence ATGAATAACATCACGACTGGAGCTATTGCCAAAGCAGGTCACCGTAAAATAATCCATGATTGGATCGCTGTTATCGTTCTGATCATTCTGCTCATTGTTGCATTCACCATTAGTGCGAATACAGGAACCATTCGACTTTCGCCAATGGAGCTTTTTAGAACCTTATTTGGGCAAGGGACTCCACAGCAGGAATTAATCTTGTTTGAATTCCGATTGCCACGAATGGTTATTTCCATTTTGATCGGTGCAGGTCTGGCGGTTTCCGGCTGTATCATGCAAGGCGTTTCACGTAATGGTTTGGCGGACCCTGGTATTTTGGGGATTAATGCCGGAGCCGGGCTGATGGTTATGCTATTTGTATTGCTTTTCCCAACGATGCAAACAACAAATTCATTGTTTTTACTACCTGGCCTTGCACTGATTGGATCAGGAGCGACTGCTATTCTGATCTACGCGCTTTCTTACAAAAAGGGTGAAGGGATTTCTCCGACAAGGTTACTGTTAAGCGGGATTGGTGTAGCCGCAGGGATTAGTGCTGCGATGATCATCTTGACTCTCAAGCTTACGCCTGAAAGTTATACCTTTGTTGCCAGTTGGTTGGCAGGAAGTATATGGGGGTCCAACTGGAAATTTGTAATGGCACTGTTACCTTGGCTTGTGGTGTTGCTGCCTTTCGCATACTACAAGGCCAATGTAATGAATGTGCTTAATTTGGGAGATCAGACGGCATCCGGGTTAGGTACATCTATTGAAAAAGAACGCATCCTTCTGCTAGCTGCTGCGGTTGGATTGGCCAGTTCCAGCGTATCGGTTAGCGGTGGAATCGGCTTCGTCGGTTTAGTTGCTCCACATTTGGCGAGAAAACTTGTGGGTCCAAAGCATAAGATGCTGCTGGTGGCCTGTGCATTGGTCGGGGCACTGTTAGTGCTTGTGGCGGATACGATTACACGATCCTTACCTTTACAGAAAGAAATCCCGACAGGCTTGATCGTGGCGATCATTGGTGCTCCATACTTCCTATATCTGCTGAGTCGCTCCAAGGGATAA
- a CDS encoding tyrosine-type recombinase/integrase, producing the protein MNKEGRQMELDKIDDIDEVYAEELEAFLIWMKDAGYTIHTQKNYMGDVKQFLRTLREKPLDQVKKIHVMSYLSKARESGAGDSTRNRKHAAVSSFYKALQEFELCSTNPASGIKKAKTEKNRMPVYLDEKEIQPFLLAVEGKYANRNMAIFLLMVYMGLRVGEVHSLNVSDYSRERRTLDVFGKGRKWRTLPVPEAVCDILDRAVTERLTPWRGKEDAMFVSQKGRRLAVRSIQQIATETFERFQQDKGAQARVAYSSHKLRHTFATMLLRKGADLRTVQELLGHSSIQTTTVYTHVTDREKEKAMDKLDIQVPMMES; encoded by the coding sequence ATGAACAAGGAGGGACGGCAAATGGAGCTGGATAAGATAGATGATATTGATGAAGTGTATGCTGAGGAGTTGGAAGCTTTTTTGATTTGGATGAAAGATGCAGGTTATACGATACATACGCAAAAAAACTATATGGGGGATGTGAAGCAGTTCTTACGTACGCTGCGTGAAAAGCCACTTGATCAGGTGAAGAAAATTCATGTTATGTCGTATCTGTCTAAAGCGCGGGAAAGTGGGGCCGGAGATAGTACGCGGAACCGGAAGCATGCGGCGGTAAGTAGCTTTTACAAAGCATTGCAGGAATTTGAATTGTGCAGCACGAATCCGGCATCTGGAATTAAAAAAGCAAAGACTGAAAAGAATCGTATGCCCGTCTATTTGGATGAAAAGGAAATACAGCCGTTTTTGCTCGCAGTGGAGGGGAAATATGCAAATCGCAACATGGCTATTTTTCTGCTCATGGTATATATGGGATTACGGGTGGGAGAGGTTCATTCTTTGAATGTCTCGGATTATAGCCGGGAACGACGCACCTTGGATGTGTTTGGTAAAGGACGCAAGTGGCGTACGCTTCCAGTGCCGGAGGCTGTGTGTGATATTTTAGACCGTGCAGTAACGGAAAGATTAACGCCGTGGAGAGGGAAGGAGGATGCGATGTTCGTGTCGCAAAAAGGCCGCCGTTTGGCAGTGCGCTCTATCCAGCAGATCGCTACAGAAACGTTCGAGCGATTCCAGCAAGATAAAGGTGCGCAGGCTCGGGTGGCCTACTCTAGCCATAAGCTGCGGCATACGTTTGCAACGATGCTTTTACGTAAGGGGGCCGATCTGCGTACAGTGCAGGAGCTGCTGGGGCACTCATCCATCCAGACAACCACCGTATATACACATGTTACGGATCGGGAGAAGGAAAAGGCGATGGATAAGCTGGATATTCAGGTGCCGATGATGGAATCATAA
- a CDS encoding ROK family protein: MEKANANLIKEINLNLVRKVLKQIGKATKPQLAALTDLSVVTINTLMQELLHHGEIFEDEIVPSNGGRHALTYRFNYEYSLALIIHINEKQGIDVVCTTVVDLNEDVLMKEEHPFQIFNATQFYSTIQGIISLYPSIKVIGIGIPGQSVNGEITVSSYERLNGIRLAEDVQSKFGLPVIVENDVNAAVCGYVYREQIDKDQCVLAIYFPENSPPGMGIYLRDGVLKGKHGLAGEIKFLPSIVWDESKGTEVFFNSICEIIQILQSIFDPDQIVVYRENIEEASFFHFLESYKSKHKMPLYPDIILSDLFYEDFKTGLRGLTLKELERPIIVFK; encoded by the coding sequence ATGGAAAAAGCTAATGCAAATCTAATTAAAGAAATAAATCTGAACCTGGTTCGTAAAGTATTGAAGCAGATCGGTAAGGCAACCAAGCCCCAACTAGCCGCATTAACTGATTTAAGTGTGGTAACTATCAATACGCTTATGCAGGAATTGCTCCATCATGGAGAAATCTTTGAAGATGAAATCGTTCCATCAAACGGAGGCAGACATGCGTTAACCTATCGTTTTAATTATGAGTATAGTCTAGCACTGATTATACATATTAATGAAAAACAAGGGATAGATGTCGTGTGTACCACGGTAGTTGATTTAAATGAGGACGTTCTCATGAAAGAAGAGCATCCCTTTCAAATTTTTAATGCTACACAATTTTATTCTACGATTCAAGGCATCATTTCTCTCTATCCTTCCATTAAAGTTATTGGTATAGGAATCCCGGGACAATCTGTAAATGGAGAAATTACAGTCAGCAGCTATGAAAGGTTAAATGGAATTCGGTTGGCAGAGGATGTGCAGAGTAAATTTGGTTTGCCAGTCATTGTGGAGAATGACGTAAATGCCGCTGTATGTGGGTACGTCTACAGGGAACAAATAGATAAGGATCAATGTGTGCTGGCTATTTATTTTCCTGAGAATTCTCCCCCAGGGATGGGAATTTATTTGCGGGATGGGGTTTTAAAAGGCAAACATGGATTGGCTGGTGAAATCAAATTCCTTCCGTCTATAGTTTGGGATGAAAGCAAAGGAACAGAAGTTTTCTTCAATAGTATATGTGAAATTATTCAAATCTTACAATCCATATTTGACCCTGATCAAATTGTGGTCTATAGAGAGAATATTGAAGAAGCGTCTTTCTTTCATTTTTTAGAATCCTACAAATCTAAGCATAAGATGCCTTTGTATCCTGACATTATTCTCTCGGATTTATTTTATGAAGATTTTAAAACAGGGTTGAGAGGGTTAACTCTAAAAGAATTGGAACGTCCGATTATTGTCTTTAAATAA
- a CDS encoding MFS transporter: MMATWFLIIIYLSFISLGIPDSLLGSAWPVMWPELGASFGSAGIVSMVVAGGTIVSSLVSGSIIERMGTGKVTLVSCFLTAGALLGFSFAPSLFWLVLLAIPLGLGGGAVDAALNQYVATYYKAYHMSWLHCFWGVGATMGPIIMSFCISNYNSWRSGYTAVSMIQLGLVIILLITLPLWKRVTAIQNPVIPEVQSDYSQMDHNIVQVENIPKQRLIQMKGVKNTLITFLFYCGVEAMVGLWGASYLVGARNIAAETAAGWISLYYGGITVGRLITGFVTLKINNRMLILAGQLTAITGGLILLLPLPIAFLLPGFILIGLGLAPIYPGLLHETPTRFGKENSSKLMGYQMAVAYTGTTLLPPIFGVIASQASIHFFPVAVLVFLLFMLFSSEQVNRILKKRILNN; encoded by the coding sequence ATGATGGCAACATGGTTTCTGATTATTATTTATCTTTCGTTTATTAGCTTGGGTATCCCAGATTCACTGCTGGGGTCAGCTTGGCCCGTCATGTGGCCTGAACTTGGGGCGTCCTTTGGATCAGCTGGAATTGTATCCATGGTCGTCGCAGGGGGAACCATTGTATCAAGTCTAGTTAGCGGAAGTATCATTGAAAGAATGGGTACAGGTAAGGTCACTTTAGTGAGCTGCTTTTTGACTGCAGGAGCGTTACTCGGATTTTCATTTGCACCTTCTTTATTTTGGCTAGTATTATTAGCAATTCCTCTTGGTCTTGGCGGGGGAGCTGTTGATGCAGCGCTCAATCAATATGTGGCTACTTATTATAAGGCATATCATATGAGTTGGCTGCATTGCTTTTGGGGTGTTGGAGCAACGATGGGACCGATTATTATGTCTTTCTGCATTTCGAACTACAACTCATGGAGAAGTGGGTACACAGCCGTATCCATGATCCAGTTGGGTCTTGTTATTATTTTGCTCATTACACTACCATTATGGAAACGTGTTACCGCGATACAAAATCCCGTTATTCCCGAAGTCCAATCTGACTACTCACAGATGGATCATAATATTGTACAAGTTGAGAACATCCCCAAACAAAGGCTAATCCAAATGAAGGGAGTTAAGAACACGCTCATTACTTTTTTATTTTATTGTGGTGTGGAAGCCATGGTAGGCTTATGGGGAGCAAGCTATTTGGTAGGGGCTAGAAACATTGCAGCCGAAACTGCTGCTGGTTGGATATCTTTATACTACGGTGGAATTACGGTAGGCAGGCTTATTACGGGGTTCGTTACTTTAAAAATAAACAATCGAATGTTAATTCTGGCTGGCCAACTTACTGCAATTACTGGAGGACTCATTTTGTTGCTTCCTTTGCCGATTGCCTTTTTATTACCCGGGTTTATTCTTATTGGGTTAGGACTTGCGCCGATTTACCCTGGACTTCTTCATGAAACGCCAACTCGGTTTGGTAAAGAAAATTCTTCCAAACTCATGGGATATCAAATGGCAGTTGCTTATACAGGAACAACATTGCTTCCTCCCATTTTTGGGGTTATAGCTTCTCAGGCAAGTATTCATTTTTTTCCGGTTGCAGTCCTTGTTTTCCTTCTTTTTATGCTGTTCAGTTCAGAACAAGTGAATCGTATATTGAAAAAGAGAATTTTGAATAATTAA
- a CDS encoding HAD-IIB family hydrolase — MFKLVVSDLDGTFLNNSGTFDAELFNQVYREMQENNISFVACTGKQCERVEELFGEHGKGIWILGDSATRIKKDGVVVKEFTIEHDLALQAIREIECFSNDFIIIACTTEAAFVHSQIQEEYYQIVKGSYKEVIKIDSFDQINSSFLKITVYDPSGRSSLLRKHVEKTLLDQIYIVDSEANWLDITALHTHKGETVRKLQEILGVTEDETMSFGDGENDVELMSIAKYSFAVKNACENTKNAASFITKSNEENGVLLTIKKMIDLQNN, encoded by the coding sequence ATGTTTAAACTGGTGGTAAGTGATCTAGATGGTACTTTTCTGAACAATAGTGGTACTTTCGATGCCGAATTATTTAATCAGGTGTATAGAGAAATGCAAGAAAATAATATTTCCTTTGTAGCTTGTACAGGTAAACAATGTGAACGAGTAGAAGAATTGTTTGGCGAGCACGGAAAAGGGATCTGGATCTTAGGAGACAGTGCTACTCGTATTAAAAAGGATGGAGTCGTCGTCAAAGAGTTTACGATTGAACACGATTTAGCATTACAAGCGATAAGAGAAATTGAATGTTTCTCCAATGACTTCATTATCATAGCATGTACAACGGAAGCAGCATTTGTTCATTCTCAAATTCAAGAGGAATATTATCAAATTGTAAAAGGCTCCTATAAGGAAGTTATTAAGATTGACTCATTTGATCAAATCAACAGCAGCTTTCTTAAAATAACCGTTTACGATCCATCTGGCAGAAGTTCCTTATTAAGAAAGCATGTTGAAAAGACCTTGTTGGATCAAATATATATTGTTGATTCTGAAGCAAATTGGCTGGATATTACAGCCCTTCATACCCATAAAGGGGAGACGGTAAGAAAACTCCAAGAGATATTGGGTGTTACTGAGGATGAAACCATGTCTTTTGGAGATGGAGAAAATGACGTGGAACTTATGAGTATAGCAAAATACAGTTTCGCTGTAAAAAATGCTTGTGAGAACACTAAAAATGCAGCCAGCTTTATTACTAAATCCAACGAAGAAAACGGTGTATTATTAACGATAAAGAAAATGATAGATTTACAAAACAATTAA
- a CDS encoding ROK family protein → MKNKILVFDIGGSFIKFSLYFQGEFMSKGKVATPLDSLENLLVALKQIHHQFMDECVGIAVSMPGIVDSASGHMVHGGSLRYINDINMIEVFKKAFHLPVAIENDGKCAALGEAWRGSLQGIADGVVLVVGTGMGGGIISQGKLLKGHHLSAGEFSFVRTNNEYVDNVDYLLGMQGSSSVLSKTVAKAKGLPADSMTGEKVFKLIEEGDHTVQTIFQEYCRNIAIQIINLQMILDPEKFVIGGGISANPLLVVTIKEELEKLYLDSILNFVRADIEQSKLGNEANLLGAIYNYKQSHHLEV, encoded by the coding sequence ATGAAAAATAAGATATTGGTTTTTGATATTGGCGGCTCTTTTATAAAATTCAGTTTGTATTTTCAAGGTGAATTTATGAGCAAGGGTAAAGTTGCAACACCATTAGACTCACTTGAGAACCTGCTTGTAGCTTTGAAGCAAATTCATCATCAGTTTATGGATGAATGTGTAGGTATAGCCGTCAGCATGCCAGGTATTGTGGATTCAGCAAGTGGCCATATGGTACATGGTGGTTCATTAAGATATATAAATGATATAAATATGATCGAAGTTTTTAAGAAAGCGTTTCATTTACCCGTAGCGATTGAAAATGATGGAAAATGTGCTGCTCTTGGAGAAGCATGGCGCGGTTCATTACAGGGAATCGCTGATGGTGTTGTTCTGGTAGTTGGAACAGGGATGGGTGGTGGAATCATCTCTCAAGGTAAATTGCTGAAAGGCCATCATTTATCGGCTGGGGAATTCTCCTTCGTCAGAACTAACAATGAGTATGTAGACAATGTTGATTATTTGCTTGGTATGCAAGGGAGTAGTTCTGTTTTATCTAAAACCGTTGCGAAAGCCAAAGGACTTCCTGCAGATTCTATGACAGGTGAAAAGGTATTCAAGCTCATTGAAGAAGGCGATCACACAGTTCAAACGATTTTTCAAGAATACTGTAGGAACATTGCAATACAAATTATTAATTTACAGATGATTCTTGACCCTGAAAAGTTTGTAATTGGGGGAGGCATATCTGCAAATCCTTTACTCGTTGTTACCATTAAAGAAGAGCTAGAGAAGCTTTATCTGGATTCGATCTTAAATTTTGTGCGTGCAGATATTGAGCAAAGTAAATTAGGCAATGAAGCGAATTTGCTAGGCGCTATATATAACTACAAACAATCACATCATCTTGAAGTATGA
- a CDS encoding endonuclease MutS2 encodes MNETTMQRLEYDRIKTRVSECAFSYLGKHHAASMLPITDIRTIRTRLNETNEALQLIHHGASVPIPSLEGMEHILHLLGTGYLFSERDFSHMAQFIRSCSQLIKYMNSKADAAPTVSAYASSMYGMEPLLSEIEKCIYSGRVTDIASKELAKIRKKITVTEERIKRKLDSLISRHRSIMQENMVSQRGGRYVLPIKKEFRKQVKGNVLDESGSGQTVYVEPAEIVSLQFDQSANMAEESKEEMKVLGELTALAESYTQELSINTETVGVLDFLLAKAKYAMTLDAVPVELNQDGIIDIHGARHPLMANTMVPLDFSIGQGYSSLIITGPNTGGKTMALKSVGLLTLMVQSGLLVPVLEGSRMAVFEEIEVDIGDGQSIEHALSTFSAHIRNMIGILETAGSSTLILIDEMASGTDPGEGVGLSIALLEEFHRRQATVVATTHFSEIKHFAEHTPGFQNARMEFDTETLQPLYRLRIGEAGESYAYAIALKLGMWDRIIERSQTISAGRTSRNTQESFIMPPALDDDKPVVANKPSPKKGTLNPSAKPFALGDSVFVGYLNRTGIVYKTEDERGNVGVLIQGQKLTINKKRLTLHIAATELYPDDYDLDIVLETKENRKKRKLLERKHVQGLIIESPPEEEM; translated from the coding sequence ATGAATGAAACCACAATGCAGCGTTTGGAATACGACCGAATCAAAACAAGAGTCTCCGAATGTGCCTTTTCTTACCTTGGTAAGCATCATGCCGCTTCCATGCTTCCCATTACAGACATTCGTACAATCAGGACTCGTCTTAATGAAACAAACGAAGCCTTGCAGTTGATACACCACGGAGCAAGCGTCCCTATCCCCTCACTGGAAGGGATGGAACATATTCTTCACTTGCTGGGAACCGGGTATTTGTTCAGCGAGCGCGATTTTTCTCACATGGCTCAGTTTATAAGAAGTTGCAGCCAACTCATAAAATACATGAATTCCAAGGCAGATGCCGCTCCAACTGTCAGTGCCTACGCTTCCTCCATGTATGGCATGGAGCCGCTTTTGTCCGAAATCGAGAAATGTATTTATTCAGGACGAGTGACAGATATCGCCAGTAAAGAGTTGGCTAAAATTCGCAAAAAAATAACGGTCACTGAAGAACGAATTAAAAGGAAACTTGATTCTCTTATCAGCCGGCATCGATCTATCATGCAGGAAAATATGGTTAGCCAGCGCGGCGGCCGCTATGTGCTTCCAATCAAAAAAGAATTTCGTAAACAAGTAAAAGGCAACGTCCTCGACGAATCAGGAAGCGGTCAAACGGTTTACGTTGAACCTGCTGAAATTGTCAGCCTGCAATTCGATCAGAGCGCGAACATGGCGGAAGAATCAAAAGAAGAAATGAAAGTGCTTGGTGAGCTTACAGCCCTCGCCGAATCATACACCCAGGAGCTCAGTATCAACACAGAGACGGTTGGTGTGCTGGATTTTTTATTAGCCAAAGCCAAATATGCCATGACTCTAGATGCTGTGCCGGTCGAGCTTAACCAAGACGGAATTATAGATATCCATGGTGCACGTCACCCGTTGATGGCGAATACCATGGTTCCGCTTGATTTTTCAATTGGTCAAGGCTATTCCTCGCTCATTATTACCGGTCCCAATACTGGTGGAAAAACGATGGCTCTCAAAAGTGTCGGCCTGTTAACTCTAATGGTACAATCCGGATTGCTCGTACCTGTGTTGGAAGGCAGCCGAATGGCTGTATTCGAGGAAATTGAGGTAGACATCGGGGACGGACAAAGTATTGAACATGCGCTGAGCACCTTTTCAGCACATATTCGCAATATGATCGGCATTTTGGAAACGGCGGGCAGCTCCACACTGATCCTGATCGATGAAATGGCATCTGGTACCGATCCGGGAGAAGGCGTAGGACTCTCCATTGCACTGTTGGAAGAATTCCACCGCCGCCAGGCAACGGTAGTGGCCACGACACACTTTAGTGAAATCAAGCATTTTGCCGAACATACACCCGGATTCCAAAATGCTCGTATGGAGTTTGATACCGAAACGCTGCAACCCTTGTACCGTCTTCGAATCGGTGAGGCCGGGGAAAGCTACGCATACGCTATTGCCTTGAAGCTGGGGATGTGGGATCGTATTATCGAGCGTTCTCAGACCATTTCTGCAGGCAGGACGTCTCGGAATACACAGGAATCGTTTATTATGCCCCCTGCTCTTGATGATGATAAGCCTGTGGTTGCAAATAAACCTTCCCCTAAAAAAGGAACTTTAAACCCTTCAGCCAAACCATTTGCCCTTGGCGATAGTGTTTTTGTAGGCTACTTAAATCGGACCGGAATTGTCTATAAAACCGAGGATGAACGGGGTAATGTAGGGGTTTTGATCCAAGGACAAAAGTTGACCATTAACAAAAAGAGGCTCACGCTTCACATTGCTGCTACTGAATTGTATCCTGACGACTATGATCTGGACATTGTTTTAGAAACAAAGGAAAACCGCAAAAAACGGAAGCTTCTGGAACGCAAGCATGTTCAAGGGTTGATCATTGAATCTCCTCCGGAAGAAGAAATGTAA